One genomic region from Stutzerimonas decontaminans encodes:
- a CDS encoding chromosome partitioning protein ParA yields the protein MEHSDNREDVTKRDAAAQLLRDTEIALLEAIAKGQHAVEEEKQRIAAEREALARKAAELSRREDQLKFAEQQRAADDDEKRAALNAELRQKRAEGERRISEIREQQLSALEEELANLRSRRLSEVSAAGDAERERIRDELSRQREAWTKQQDDARARLDAELSELAKQKGALCALQSEVHGRAMELEAAERNLERKEQRLEQQSRRRSEQFADELESNLEEARRSLEMQKQSCIEDNRRLRETLAIQADLLGVFEQLKRQLGGKDPSAILRDLNSQTDELKRLREELANRPTEEMRKRTLELETEIRSHKARADELARQIASNDTAVAEVGQLRRKNSELSAENQSLMQKASIFEGAANEAQVELNRLRAAYERPAEVEARHKEIERPHFAVDRATLPVKAEIDELTWLKGIGNACRSYGLSFNPRILNAFHTALKTAEWSPLTVLSGVSGTGKSELPRLYAHFGGIFFEPLSVQPNWDSQESMLGFFNSIDNKFDAQPVLNFLAQSQKPWSEDYPGLSEAMCLVLLDEMNLAHPELYFAEFLSKLELRRGRKGNDVPWLPVKVGAGMPAYKLPLGRNVLWTGTMNQDETTKSLSDKVLDRSIIVNFPRPTELKRRLKLLPLDDRNRGPALHKTAWQSWLAEGSSFSEDEVKPYMAFIEALNEALSVSGRALGHRVWQSIEYYMANYPEVRAAKNDKSPSRLADAMHTAFEDQLVQKVMPKLRGIDTRGKSKTECLDKIRNRLINGIGGRPFNLTEDFDIACELGYGQFIWQSANYLNASDSPTVLEHDAHPAIPTSNTLEEPPSLFNLGLTDPDERRRVWNLKSPEKRNELRRALEENARKGRIAGRDQ from the coding sequence ATGGAGCACTCCGACAATAGGGAAGACGTCACAAAGCGGGATGCCGCCGCGCAACTGCTGCGCGACACCGAGATCGCGCTCCTCGAGGCTATCGCCAAGGGCCAGCACGCCGTGGAGGAAGAAAAACAGCGGATAGCTGCCGAGCGCGAGGCCCTCGCCAGAAAAGCCGCCGAACTCAGCCGGCGCGAAGATCAGCTCAAGTTCGCCGAACAGCAACGCGCAGCGGACGATGACGAGAAGCGCGCCGCCTTGAATGCGGAGTTGCGCCAGAAACGCGCCGAGGGCGAGCGCCGGATTTCAGAAATCCGGGAGCAGCAGCTATCGGCTCTGGAAGAAGAGCTTGCCAATCTCCGGTCCAGGCGCCTGTCAGAAGTATCCGCAGCCGGCGACGCCGAGCGCGAGCGCATCCGCGACGAATTGAGCAGGCAGCGTGAGGCCTGGACGAAACAACAGGACGACGCTCGCGCACGACTGGATGCAGAACTGTCCGAGCTGGCTAAACAGAAGGGGGCATTATGCGCCTTGCAGAGCGAAGTACACGGGCGTGCGATGGAACTGGAAGCCGCCGAGCGCAATCTGGAACGCAAGGAACAGCGGCTCGAACAGCAATCCAGGCGGCGTAGTGAACAATTCGCCGATGAGCTCGAGAGCAACCTAGAGGAAGCGCGCAGATCACTGGAAATGCAGAAGCAGTCCTGTATCGAGGACAACCGGCGCCTGCGTGAAACCCTTGCCATACAGGCCGACCTGCTGGGCGTCTTCGAGCAGTTGAAGCGCCAGCTCGGAGGGAAAGACCCGTCCGCGATCCTGCGTGACCTGAACAGTCAGACCGATGAACTGAAGCGCCTGCGTGAGGAGCTCGCCAACCGGCCCACCGAGGAGATGCGCAAGCGAACCCTCGAACTCGAAACCGAAATAAGGTCCCACAAGGCCCGGGCGGATGAACTTGCCCGACAGATCGCGAGCAATGACACCGCCGTTGCGGAAGTTGGCCAGCTACGCCGGAAGAACTCCGAGCTCTCCGCGGAAAACCAGTCCTTGATGCAGAAGGCCTCGATCTTCGAGGGCGCAGCAAACGAAGCACAAGTCGAACTCAACCGTCTCCGTGCCGCCTATGAACGCCCTGCCGAGGTCGAGGCACGGCACAAGGAAATCGAACGGCCGCATTTCGCCGTGGATCGTGCCACGCTGCCGGTGAAGGCGGAGATCGACGAGCTGACTTGGCTCAAGGGTATCGGCAATGCGTGCAGAAGCTATGGCCTAAGTTTCAACCCACGGATCCTCAACGCCTTCCACACGGCGCTCAAGACCGCCGAGTGGTCGCCCCTGACCGTGCTCTCGGGCGTCTCCGGCACCGGCAAGTCCGAACTGCCCCGCCTGTACGCCCACTTCGGCGGCATTTTCTTCGAGCCGCTGTCGGTCCAGCCGAACTGGGACTCGCAGGAGTCCATGCTCGGCTTCTTCAACTCGATCGACAACAAGTTCGACGCCCAACCGGTACTGAACTTCCTCGCGCAGAGCCAGAAGCCCTGGAGCGAGGACTACCCCGGCTTGTCCGAGGCTATGTGCCTGGTCCTGCTCGACGAAATGAACCTTGCCCATCCGGAGCTGTACTTTGCCGAATTCCTGAGCAAGCTCGAGCTGCGCCGTGGCAGGAAGGGCAACGACGTGCCCTGGCTGCCGGTGAAGGTCGGGGCAGGCATGCCAGCCTACAAACTGCCGCTGGGCCGGAATGTGCTGTGGACTGGAACGATGAACCAGGATGAAACCACCAAGTCTCTTTCCGACAAGGTTCTGGACCGCTCCATCATCGTCAATTTCCCGCGGCCGACCGAATTGAAACGCCGCCTGAAATTGCTGCCGCTCGATGACCGGAATCGCGGCCCAGCGCTGCACAAAACCGCCTGGCAAAGCTGGCTGGCAGAAGGCAGCAGCTTCTCGGAAGACGAAGTCAAGCCGTACATGGCCTTCATCGAGGCGTTGAATGAAGCACTATCCGTGTCTGGTCGGGCACTTGGCCATCGGGTATGGCAATCCATCGAGTACTACATGGCCAACTACCCGGAGGTCCGGGCGGCCAAGAATGACAAGTCCCCATCCCGACTTGCCGACGCGATGCATACTGCGTTCGAAGACCAGTTGGTACAGAAGGTCATGCCCAAGCTGCGTGGCATCGACACTCGCGGCAAGAGCAAGACGGAGTGCCTCGACAAGATCCGCAACCGACTGATCAATGGCATCGGTGGCCGTCCCTTCAACCTTACCGAGGACTTCGATATAGCCTGCGAGCTGGGCTACGGCCAGTTCATCTGGCAATCGGCGAACTATCTCAACGCATCTGATTCGCCAACGGTGCTGGAACACGACGCCCACCCCGCCATTCCGACCTCAAACACCCTGGAAGAACCGCCGTCCCTGTTCAACTTAGGCCTGACGGATCCGGACGAGCGCCGCAGGGTCTGGAACCTGAAGTCCCCTGAGAAACGAAACGAATTGCGCAGGGCGTTGGAGGAAAACGCCAGGAAAGGGAGAATCGCCGGCCGTGACCAGTGA
- a CDS encoding cold shock domain-containing protein, protein MTSERLSSFDSVRRNVAQDSAAISEVLEQSDWFCHAADFDPRSGQALPQSLSVFLARVAGYSPPEAGSPCRDRLWRITEHCRAAVDRLVRGLNEAPCREQALLPAHAVRELDATSFIKLSNRPGRNLREKLAGNPYLQGVRRFQSVDLPENRLFKACMVRLAQHLELCGARHDRQDDLLVTILSWLRSGEARDIGNWENLPPNNTLLSHRDYRRVWDAWRWMQTLEDDTARDLSEVHARRQTRHRWITYSRIWSEGRHCLADMPIFFDFDTFEIRPWFNSVAMQSVPEKIKRDTRIEVRIPVCVDLATSLPRYAAGKTARYLPGSFLWQQWQGENTEVALDLFTSDAIYRHPQVTTLFPTDLFFSKAAPEHLDRAARAFTSRLHEVFRSDTLIWLVPDALSDFELDVTRRNLNARFQGAVPLPRSIAAAVQRVDYSKVNAGFPIVVIDNVGGTTCVTRLVARFDPALKDKLPETRGFYWERHPPVILSDTPAQESEPGCAITSIDDQDQWHPPAVPARPASLDTSMLKQDPRIGGFAFSIIVTDSPVSGGLHFHALQQRAGEIPLWRDQIPELTIKALKDGRQQRFQLVSRGTTVTPIRGRPVRIEVKEDFTLPAKRPFYQFPLFLGDSSEDLGYSARLDSSAFPLEESVDCALHLTFEYGADDPYQLTFIPRNGAFAHVRATWRRTRDLVVTDAPAPEYPAPMAWADLRHVPKPGSSETTDLLDWITRAIARLDQDIYIRPRARTKAVICREWRPDKNGGYFTFATTNTTQERVFVHQKNILDGHAYTDFNVGDSISFERHEQDGKCSGRRVAGEHHEEVQRLKRFDETTSKDLVTQIRKSLYYPVIQTWRDGRSIDDADCPGVFAEAARIHIDYLVSLLAEDDLPASVKNAIFVLMCCMHKDAPSTFIQHLARELEKGSFRNPQAIGFALGRLDEPWQRALFSGLMRNITESVLRIFACAIWRDRHFVEQFDSAQMTMVLTSLNVALGQINPCPRKKSAKDDRAAVNWMRATTELLELLLGVLRTREAADVRLRMLLQPHQQITKALARRVERVSELVEESTAILSCRVQINIEKPDGDHTPDLLFALRLYLTGDDGANAIHISRISDSQDE, encoded by the coding sequence GTGACCAGTGAACGCCTGTCGAGCTTTGACTCCGTACGCCGCAACGTCGCGCAAGACAGCGCCGCCATCAGCGAGGTTCTCGAGCAGTCGGACTGGTTCTGCCATGCCGCCGACTTCGACCCCAGGAGCGGGCAGGCGCTGCCGCAATCACTGTCGGTATTTCTGGCCAGGGTCGCCGGATACTCACCGCCCGAGGCAGGATCCCCGTGCCGCGACCGCCTCTGGCGCATCACCGAACATTGCCGCGCGGCGGTAGATCGGCTTGTCCGCGGCCTCAACGAGGCACCTTGCCGGGAGCAAGCATTACTGCCCGCCCATGCGGTGCGCGAACTCGATGCCACCAGTTTCATCAAGCTGAGCAATCGCCCCGGACGCAACCTGCGAGAAAAGCTCGCGGGCAACCCCTATCTGCAAGGTGTTCGGCGGTTCCAGTCCGTCGACCTGCCGGAGAACCGCCTGTTCAAGGCATGCATGGTGCGTCTCGCGCAACACTTGGAGCTGTGCGGCGCGCGCCATGATCGACAGGACGACCTGCTGGTGACGATCCTGTCCTGGCTGCGCTCCGGAGAAGCGCGGGACATCGGGAACTGGGAGAACCTGCCGCCCAACAACACGCTTTTGTCACATCGCGATTACCGACGGGTATGGGACGCCTGGCGTTGGATGCAGACCCTGGAGGATGACACCGCTCGCGACCTGTCCGAGGTCCACGCGCGTCGCCAGACCCGGCATCGCTGGATCACCTACAGCCGGATATGGAGCGAGGGTCGCCACTGCCTGGCAGACATGCCGATTTTCTTCGACTTCGATACCTTCGAGATCCGCCCCTGGTTCAACAGCGTCGCGATGCAATCGGTACCGGAGAAGATCAAGCGCGACACAAGGATCGAAGTTCGGATACCGGTGTGCGTTGATCTGGCGACTTCACTCCCACGCTATGCCGCAGGTAAAACGGCCAGGTACCTGCCTGGGTCTTTCCTATGGCAACAATGGCAAGGCGAGAACACCGAAGTAGCACTTGACCTGTTCACCTCAGACGCGATTTATCGGCATCCACAGGTGACGACCCTATTCCCGACGGATCTGTTCTTCTCCAAAGCCGCTCCCGAGCATCTGGACCGCGCTGCACGCGCCTTCACCTCCAGACTGCACGAGGTGTTCAGGAGCGACACGCTGATCTGGCTCGTGCCCGATGCCCTCAGTGATTTCGAACTCGACGTCACCCGGCGCAATCTCAACGCTCGCTTCCAGGGCGCGGTGCCGCTCCCCCGCAGTATTGCCGCCGCTGTTCAACGCGTGGACTACTCGAAAGTGAACGCTGGCTTTCCGATAGTCGTGATCGACAACGTCGGCGGCACGACCTGCGTAACGAGACTGGTCGCCAGGTTCGATCCGGCGCTCAAGGACAAGCTCCCGGAAACGAGAGGTTTCTACTGGGAGCGGCATCCACCGGTGATCCTTTCGGACACCCCTGCGCAGGAGTCAGAACCCGGCTGCGCCATCACCTCCATCGACGACCAGGACCAATGGCATCCGCCGGCTGTCCCGGCCAGGCCAGCCTCCCTCGATACCTCGATGCTGAAACAGGATCCACGCATCGGCGGCTTCGCCTTCTCCATCATCGTGACGGACAGCCCGGTATCCGGAGGCCTTCATTTTCATGCGCTGCAACAGCGTGCCGGAGAGATCCCCCTGTGGCGCGACCAGATACCTGAACTGACGATCAAGGCCCTCAAGGACGGACGTCAGCAGCGCTTCCAGCTTGTATCCCGCGGCACGACGGTCACTCCGATCCGTGGCAGACCCGTCAGAATCGAGGTAAAGGAGGATTTCACCCTCCCAGCGAAGAGACCGTTCTACCAGTTCCCGCTCTTCCTTGGCGACAGCAGCGAAGACCTCGGCTACTCGGCCCGCCTGGATTCTTCCGCGTTTCCATTGGAGGAAAGTGTCGACTGTGCGCTCCACCTGACCTTCGAATACGGGGCCGACGATCCCTATCAACTGACGTTCATCCCGCGCAATGGCGCCTTCGCACACGTGCGAGCCACCTGGCGGCGTACCAGGGATCTGGTGGTCACCGACGCCCCCGCTCCGGAGTATCCCGCTCCGATGGCCTGGGCCGATCTGCGCCATGTGCCAAAACCCGGCAGCAGTGAAACTACTGACCTGCTCGACTGGATAACCCGCGCGATCGCGCGACTGGACCAGGATATCTACATCCGCCCCAGAGCCAGGACGAAGGCCGTGATCTGCAGGGAGTGGCGCCCTGACAAGAACGGAGGCTATTTCACTTTCGCCACCACCAACACCACACAGGAACGCGTGTTCGTTCATCAGAAAAATATCTTGGACGGACATGCGTACACGGACTTCAACGTCGGCGACAGCATTTCATTCGAACGCCACGAACAGGACGGCAAGTGTTCTGGCCGCCGCGTCGCAGGCGAGCATCACGAGGAAGTGCAACGACTGAAGCGGTTCGACGAAACCACCAGCAAGGACCTCGTCACCCAGATCCGCAAATCCCTGTATTACCCCGTCATCCAGACATGGCGCGATGGTCGCTCCATCGACGACGCCGACTGCCCCGGCGTCTTTGCCGAAGCAGCCCGCATCCATATTGACTATCTCGTTTCGCTGCTGGCGGAGGACGATCTTCCAGCATCGGTGAAAAACGCGATTTTCGTGTTGATGTGTTGCATGCACAAAGACGCCCCAAGCACCTTCATCCAGCACCTAGCCAGGGAGCTCGAGAAGGGCAGCTTTCGCAACCCGCAAGCCATTGGCTTCGCGCTGGGACGCCTGGATGAACCCTGGCAGCGAGCCCTTTTCTCGGGCCTCATGCGGAACATCACGGAAAGTGTCCTGCGCATCTTTGCTTGCGCGATCTGGCGAGACCGGCACTTCGTTGAACAGTTCGATTCTGCGCAAATGACAATGGTTTTGACGTCCCTTAACGTGGCGCTGGGTCAAATCAATCCATGCCCTAGGAAGAAAAGTGCAAAAGACGACAGAGCTGCGGTCAACTGGATGCGCGCAACCACCGAGTTGCTTGAACTCCTGCTGGGCGTGCTTCGTACGCGCGAAGCCGCCGATGTGCGGCTGAGAATGCTGCTCCAGCCTCATCAACAGATAACCAAGGCCTTGGCCCGCAGGGTCGAACGGGTGAGCGAACTCGTTGAAGAATCGACTGCCATTTTGTCTTGCCGGGTGCAGATCAATATCGAAAAGCCCGACGGTGACCATACACCGGACCTGCTTTTTGCACTGCGCCTGTATCTGACCGGCGACGATGGCGCGAACGCAATCCACATCAGTCGAATTTCTGATAGTCAGGACGAGTGA
- a CDS encoding OprD family porin — MHKSPKPLATAITIAALGAGLPGVAMADFLADSKATLELRNFYFNADYRQDGANQSKRDEWAQGFLLNYESGFTEGPLGFGVDAIGLLGVKLDSGPERQNSGLLPVGDEKAPDEYSQLGAAAKMRYSKTTARVGTLLPKLPTVLPNDSRLLPQTFRGGMVTSKEIDGLTLNAGRLTQNSVRNSAANDDMQVAGKGIRGGQDSDQFDFASASYRWTDRLTTGYHYGHLDQNYKQHIFNLSHVLPLGEDQAFKSDLRFARSTEAGNTNVDNDAFGAKFTYQLGGHAFGAAYQKMSGETGFPHINGTNSYLVNYVMISADFASPGEKSWQLRYDYDFAAVGIPGLSFMTRYLRGDGFDGPGGRNGREWERDTDIGYVFQQGALKNFGVKLRNGTYRSTGNDIDQTRFILSYTLPLL, encoded by the coding sequence ATGCACAAGTCACCGAAGCCGCTTGCTACGGCGATAACGATTGCTGCGCTGGGTGCGGGTTTGCCGGGTGTGGCCATGGCGGATTTTCTCGCCGATAGCAAGGCCACGCTGGAACTGCGCAACTTCTATTTCAATGCCGACTACCGACAGGATGGCGCCAACCAGTCGAAGCGCGACGAGTGGGCGCAGGGCTTTCTGCTCAATTACGAGTCCGGCTTTACCGAGGGGCCGCTCGGCTTCGGCGTCGATGCCATCGGCCTGCTCGGGGTGAAGCTCGACTCCGGGCCGGAGCGCCAGAATTCCGGACTGCTGCCGGTCGGCGACGAGAAGGCGCCGGACGAATACAGCCAGCTCGGCGCGGCGGCGAAGATGCGCTATTCGAAAACCACGGCACGAGTCGGGACTCTGCTGCCGAAGCTGCCAACGGTGCTGCCAAACGATTCCCGCCTCCTGCCGCAGACCTTTCGCGGCGGTATGGTGACCTCGAAGGAGATCGACGGACTGACGCTCAACGCCGGTCGGCTGACGCAGAACAGCGTACGCAACTCGGCGGCCAACGACGACATGCAGGTCGCCGGCAAGGGCATCCGCGGTGGGCAGGACAGCGATCAGTTCGATTTCGCCAGCGCCAGCTATCGCTGGACCGACCGCCTGACCACTGGCTACCACTACGGCCATCTCGACCAGAACTACAAACAGCACATCTTCAACCTTTCCCATGTCTTGCCGTTGGGCGAGGACCAGGCCTTCAAGAGCGACCTACGCTTCGCTCGCTCCACCGAGGCGGGCAACACCAACGTTGACAACGATGCGTTCGGCGCCAAGTTCACCTATCAGCTCGGCGGCCACGCCTTTGGCGCGGCGTACCAGAAGATGAGCGGCGAGACTGGCTTTCCGCACATCAATGGGACCAATTCCTACTTGGTCAACTACGTGATGATTTCGGCCGACTTCGCCAGTCCCGGCGAGAAGTCGTGGCAGCTGCGCTACGACTACGATTTTGCCGCCGTAGGCATTCCGGGGCTGAGCTTCATGACGCGCTACCTGCGCGGCGATGGTTTCGACGGTCCAGGCGGGCGCAATGGCCGCGAGTGGGAGCGCGATACCGACATCGGTTACGTGTTCCAGCAGGGTGCGCTGAAAAACTTCGGCGTGAAGCTGCGTAACGGCACCTACCGAAGTACGGGGAATGACATCGATCAGACCCGCTTCATCCTCAGTTACACCTTGCCGCTGCTGTAA
- the radC gene encoding RadC family protein, with translation MSNFTSSDDSILLVRDNAGRYVPATPEQILDAARRAIDLKMKRGAAFTSPDIVKNFLQAKLAGFEHEMFAALFLDNRHRLIEYVELFRGTIDAASVYPREVVKEALRLNAAAVIFSHNHPSGHPEPSEADKALTRRLKQALELVDVRTLDHVIVAGHASASLAEFGLL, from the coding sequence ATGTCGAACTTCACCTCCTCCGACGATTCGATCCTGCTGGTTCGAGACAATGCAGGCCGTTATGTACCGGCGACCCCTGAACAGATTCTCGACGCCGCTCGACGAGCCATCGACCTAAAGATGAAGAGAGGCGCAGCATTCACGTCGCCGGACATCGTCAAGAACTTCCTGCAGGCCAAGCTTGCTGGCTTCGAACACGAAATGTTCGCTGCCCTTTTCCTGGATAACCGCCATCGGCTAATCGAGTACGTCGAGCTGTTTCGCGGCACCATCGACGCCGCTTCGGTGTACCCGCGCGAGGTGGTGAAGGAAGCCCTGCGACTCAACGCGGCGGCAGTGATTTTTTCTCACAACCATCCAAGTGGGCATCCCGAACCGAGCGAAGCGGACAAGGCGTTGACCAGGCGCCTAAAGCAGGCACTCGAGCTCGTCGATGTGCGGACCCTCGACCACGTAATCGTGGCCGGTCATGCGTCGGCCTCGCTGGCTGAATTCGGGCTCCTCTAA
- a CDS encoding Crp/Fnr family transcriptional regulator has protein sequence MLGRNDIPAHELRFRSSTLVKGQLLFEEGDRATSLYMVRSGAMSASRANVYGAQQILSFSLRGDLVGACSLHEPRHQVTVRAVQRTALCELPLDVLHRLSSINGGVARFLRKVLSKELKRNREARLQLAVPRADSRVASFLAWYAGALIERRQPAARFRLPMSRVEIANHLGLAVESVSRALAELRAEGILEAKGREIEILDSCRLWEVACSMQFRRAACVPARRHSPDVIAAC, from the coding sequence GTGCTTGGTCGCAATGACATTCCTGCGCACGAGCTGCGGTTCCGTTCGTCGACCTTGGTTAAGGGACAGCTTTTGTTCGAAGAGGGGGACCGAGCAACCAGCCTCTATATGGTCCGGTCGGGTGCAATGAGCGCATCTCGCGCGAATGTTTATGGCGCTCAGCAGATTCTTTCCTTCAGCCTTAGAGGTGATCTGGTTGGGGCTTGCTCGCTTCACGAGCCTAGGCATCAAGTCACCGTTCGAGCTGTGCAACGAACCGCCTTGTGTGAGCTTCCGTTGGACGTGCTGCATCGACTGAGCAGCATCAACGGCGGCGTCGCTCGATTTTTGCGTAAGGTTCTTAGCAAGGAACTCAAGCGCAACCGGGAAGCTCGGTTGCAACTTGCAGTGCCTCGGGCGGATAGCCGGGTGGCGAGCTTTCTGGCCTGGTATGCAGGCGCATTGATCGAACGGCGCCAGCCCGCTGCTCGCTTTCGCCTTCCCATGTCTCGCGTAGAAATTGCCAATCACCTCGGGCTCGCGGTCGAGTCGGTCTCGCGCGCGCTCGCCGAGCTTCGTGCCGAGGGCATCCTCGAAGCAAAGGGGAGGGAGATCGAGATCCTCGATTCATGTCGGCTATGGGAAGTGGCATGCAGCATGCAATTCCGGCGCGCTGCATGCGTCCCTGCGCGACGGCATTCCCCAGATGTCATTGCAGCCTGTTGA
- a CDS encoding argininosuccinate lyase, with amino-acid sequence MTMQKNLLSLAVAFALVTSHLSAQAADTADLPCRTTAECAAEAAKIGATVDRSSAKSGKHDDQFTWVNRINKASIVMLTEEGIVSRKQGREIASGVQYVINQAGKPDGKKPSDVLQIERIMIDKIGPQASLIHSGRSRQDMYATYRLATLRSQLLDYTDAMNATRAQLLELAKENVDTLIPAYTNGVQAQPITYAHYLLAYEAAFERDAQRIRELYDRLNRSPMGTAVLANSGWPLNRERLSELLGFDDVRENSLDAGQVSTYDIPIEAAGIASSSAIRIGAMLGDIHTQYHQIRPWMLLEEGATYTSSAMPQKRNPGLIMRARESASDVVGLAHTVTLRAHNVTTGMTDYKFAFDGLGLFDSAHEMFVRTGKVMDALVINPERALEELEAEWTTSMELADTLEREHKVPFRIGHSFASAVVGHARKEGFVPANFPYAEAQRLFTKATEKYDWKTRELPMSESAFRATLSPQNMVKTRVGTGGPQPAEVKRMLKEANQALAGDQHWTKVRRDRLANAESELDKAFNALLKN; translated from the coding sequence ATGACCATGCAAAAAAATCTGCTATCGCTGGCCGTTGCCTTCGCCCTGGTCACCAGCCATCTGAGCGCTCAGGCGGCGGATACGGCCGACCTGCCCTGCCGAACCACGGCCGAATGCGCGGCCGAAGCGGCCAAGATCGGCGCCACGGTCGATCGCTCCAGCGCTAAATCCGGCAAGCACGACGATCAGTTCACTTGGGTCAACCGGATCAACAAGGCGTCCATCGTGATGCTGACCGAAGAAGGGATCGTCAGCCGCAAACAGGGCCGTGAGATCGCCAGCGGCGTGCAGTATGTGATCAATCAGGCCGGCAAGCCCGACGGCAAGAAGCCCAGTGACGTGCTGCAGATCGAGCGGATCATGATCGACAAGATCGGGCCGCAGGCTTCGCTGATCCACTCCGGCCGCAGCCGCCAGGACATGTATGCGACCTACCGGCTCGCCACGCTGCGCAGCCAGTTGCTCGACTACACCGACGCGATGAACGCCACCCGCGCCCAGTTGCTGGAGCTGGCGAAGGAAAACGTCGACACGCTGATCCCGGCCTACACCAACGGTGTACAGGCACAGCCGATCACCTATGCCCACTACCTGCTGGCGTATGAGGCGGCGTTCGAGCGCGATGCCCAGCGCATCCGCGAGCTGTACGACCGCCTGAACCGTAGCCCCATGGGCACGGCGGTGCTCGCCAATTCCGGCTGGCCGCTCAACCGCGAGCGCTTGTCCGAGCTGCTCGGCTTCGATGATGTGCGCGAAAACTCATTGGATGCCGGCCAGGTGTCGACCTACGACATTCCCATCGAGGCCGCGGGCATCGCCTCGTCATCGGCGATCCGCATCGGCGCGATGCTGGGCGACATTCATACGCAATACCACCAGATCCGTCCGTGGATGCTGCTCGAAGAAGGCGCCACCTACACCAGCAGCGCCATGCCGCAGAAGCGCAACCCCGGTCTGATCATGCGAGCGCGCGAATCAGCCTCGGACGTCGTCGGACTGGCCCATACCGTCACCCTGCGTGCGCACAACGTGACTACCGGGATGACCGACTACAAGTTCGCCTTCGACGGCCTCGGGCTGTTCGATAGCGCCCACGAGATGTTCGTCCGTACGGGCAAGGTGATGGATGCACTGGTGATCAATCCCGAACGCGCGCTGGAGGAGCTTGAAGCAGAATGGACCACCTCGATGGAGCTGGCCGATACCCTGGAGCGCGAGCACAAGGTCCCCTTCCGAATCGGTCACAGCTTCGCCTCGGCGGTTGTCGGTCATGCGCGCAAGGAAGGTTTCGTGCCGGCCAACTTCCCCTACGCCGAGGCGCAGCGACTGTTCACCAAGGCCACCGAGAAGTACGACTGGAAGACCCGCGAGTTGCCGATGAGCGAGTCGGCGTTTCGCGCCACACTGTCGCCGCAGAACATGGTCAAGACCCGTGTCGGCACCGGCGGCCCGCAGCCGGCCGAGGTCAAGCGTATGCTCAAAGAGGCCAACCAGGCACTCGCGGGCGACCAGCACTGGACAAAGGTACGCCGTGACCGGCTGGCGAACGCTGAAAGCGAGCTGGACAAGGCCTTCAACGCGTTGTTGAAGAACTAA
- a CDS encoding DUF736 domain-containing protein → MANIGTFTTLNDGFTGTLQTLMLKAKVAFVPNDKGTANAPDFRILTSGGVEIGAAWKKLSQNDRPYLSVTLDDPAFPATVYARLLEESEGSHVLMWSRSKAE, encoded by the coding sequence ATGGCCAACATCGGCACCTTTACCACTCTCAACGACGGCTTCACCGGCACGCTGCAAACCCTGATGCTCAAAGCGAAGGTCGCCTTCGTGCCCAACGACAAGGGCACAGCCAATGCGCCCGATTTTCGCATCCTCACCTCGGGCGGGGTCGAGATCGGCGCCGCCTGGAAGAAGCTCAGCCAGAACGATCGCCCCTACCTGTCAGTCACGCTCGATGATCCTGCGTTCCCCGCCACCGTATACGCGCGACTCCTGGAGGAGTCCGAAGGCTCCCACGTACTGATGTGGAGCCGAAGCAAGGCTGAATGA